Proteins from a single region of bacterium:
- a CDS encoding carboxymuconolactone decarboxylase family protein codes for MKKKKTRSPKLPSHYSKFLKNYPEVAEHYTNLSNEAKKVGPLNPKTRALIKLGISIGLKHEGAVHSHTRKSLEAGASAVEIRQAVILSLTTIGFPSMMAALSWVNDVLEQR; via the coding sequence ATGAAAAAGAAAAAAACGCGGTCACCTAAATTACCTTCACATTATTCCAAATTCTTGAAAAATTATCCTGAGGTAGCCGAGCATTATACGAATCTCTCTAACGAGGCAAAAAAAGTAGGCCCCTTGAATCCCAAAACACGGGCGCTGATCAAATTGGGCATTTCCATCGGACTTAAACACGAAGGGGCCGTTCATTCCCATACACGTAAGTCATTAGAGGCAGGCGCGTCAGCCGTTGAAATACGGCAAGCGGTCATTCTATCTTTGACCACTATAGGATTTCCTTCCATGATGGCGGCGTTAAGCTGGGTTAATGACGTATTGGAGCAGCGTTGA
- a CDS encoding protein kinase codes for MTTETKISSLGRYQIEDVLGQGAMAIVYKAVDPRIDRAIAIKALNIHSGLSEEQAKQFQERFIYESKLAGKLMHPNIVAIYDAEEDQGISYIAMEFVNGKTLEEIIQKSVEYTPAQKLDIIIQICDGLSYAHKHGIIHRDIKPGNIIVTQDGHPKITDFGIAKAVASTTTVMGTILGTPGYMSPEQITGKSVDHRSDIFSLGTVFYEFLTSEKAFPGKNLTEILYRVVNENPIPPSIVNPGLQDGLNDVILKSLAKNPDDRFQNIGELEEVLKHIKANRTVAFSRTKLLFRTGEQIILQSLFGKFYEWFGNRIFSMISFFWAVIATIVCLSMIFTQSNGESKLAKALSDEKPASLRMKLNVPDAAVLIDDQQYNMSGPILEIDSISVGEHRVYATRENYQPYETAIIFGKGETKNIDAHLKLLPVEIPSGVDTSYVSIVSVPAMVKVETSYGKFLGYTPIDSLIFPAGKYTFIFSKEDHLIKRRDVSLRKSRLTRTDLTLDRMRGFVSLEKVYPENAYILVDGKRLNRNYKENKYSLDVGEKKILIHADGYEEWAKNITVTAEETLELIDSLKPTYGSLLIKSNPSGADVYLDEQEQAEGKTPLQIDGLLASSHKIKAVYKNEKKTQTVKVAKDDTTESAVVFSYPNGFLELTTDPPGADIYLNTVREYGQITPALKEVKPGFYKVRLVHSKFRKYYEITVRVKAQQATKIDYKFE; via the coding sequence ATGACCACAGAAACTAAAATATCAAGCCTCGGACGTTATCAAATAGAGGATGTACTTGGGCAAGGAGCGATGGCAATTGTGTACAAGGCCGTTGACCCGAGAATCGACCGCGCTATAGCGATTAAGGCATTAAACATCCATTCCGGACTCAGCGAAGAGCAGGCCAAGCAATTTCAGGAACGTTTTATCTACGAGTCAAAACTGGCCGGAAAGCTCATGCATCCGAATATCGTAGCTATATACGACGCGGAAGAGGATCAGGGAATTTCGTATATTGCAATGGAATTTGTGAATGGTAAAACTCTCGAAGAAATTATCCAGAAATCGGTTGAATACACGCCTGCGCAAAAATTAGATATTATCATTCAAATTTGTGACGGTTTGAGTTATGCCCATAAGCACGGGATTATTCACCGGGATATCAAACCGGGCAACATCATAGTCACGCAGGACGGACACCCGAAGATAACTGATTTTGGTATTGCAAAAGCCGTGGCGTCGACAACGACCGTCATGGGGACGATCCTCGGTACGCCGGGCTACATGTCGCCGGAACAGATAACCGGAAAATCTGTGGATCACCGGTCCGATATTTTTTCTCTTGGGACGGTATTTTACGAATTTCTTACAAGCGAAAAGGCATTTCCCGGAAAGAATCTTACAGAAATATTATACCGGGTTGTCAACGAAAATCCGATACCGCCTTCCATTGTAAATCCAGGATTACAAGACGGCCTGAACGATGTGATATTGAAGAGCCTGGCCAAAAACCCGGACGACCGGTTCCAAAATATAGGGGAATTGGAAGAAGTCCTTAAGCATATCAAAGCAAATCGTACGGTTGCCTTCTCCAGAACCAAATTATTGTTTCGCACCGGCGAACAAATTATTTTACAATCGCTTTTCGGAAAATTTTACGAGTGGTTCGGCAACCGCATCTTTTCAATGATTTCTTTTTTCTGGGCTGTGATTGCCACGATCGTGTGCCTCTCCATGATTTTTACACAATCTAACGGAGAGTCCAAACTAGCCAAAGCGTTGAGCGATGAGAAGCCGGCCTCTTTGAGGATGAAACTAAACGTTCCTGATGCGGCGGTACTCATCGATGATCAGCAATACAATATGTCCGGTCCCATTTTGGAGATTGACAGTATCAGCGTCGGGGAACACCGGGTATACGCGACACGCGAGAATTACCAGCCGTATGAGACGGCAATTATTTTTGGAAAGGGCGAAACCAAAAACATTGATGCACATTTGAAATTACTGCCGGTTGAAATTCCAAGCGGCGTGGATACATCCTACGTTTCCATTGTTTCAGTTCCAGCAATGGTTAAGGTTGAAACCAGTTACGGCAAATTTCTAGGTTATACGCCGATTGACAGTTTGATATTTCCTGCGGGGAAATATACTTTTATTTTTTCGAAAGAAGATCATCTCATTAAACGCAGAGACGTTTCGCTGAGGAAAAGCAGATTGACCCGCACGGATCTCACTCTCGATAGAATGCGCGGATTTGTTTCTCTCGAAAAAGTCTATCCTGAAAACGCGTATATTCTCGTGGACGGAAAAAGGCTAAACCGGAATTACAAAGAAAATAAGTACAGCCTGGATGTTGGTGAAAAGAAAATATTGATTCACGCGGACGGATACGAAGAATGGGCTAAGAATATCACTGTCACTGCTGAGGAGACTCTAGAACTCATTGACTCGTTGAAGCCGACGTATGGATCGCTTCTTATCAAATCAAACCCGTCAGGCGCCGATGTGTATTTGGACGAGCAGGAACAAGCCGAAGGGAAAACGCCATTGCAAATTGACGGTTTATTAGCAAGTTCGCATAAAATTAAAGCCGTTTATAAAAATGAAAAGAAAACTCAGACTGTAAAAGTAGCAAAGGACGACACTACCGAGAGCGCGGTTGTGTTTTCATACCCTAACGGTTTTTTAGAACTGACGACCGACCCGCCCGGTGCTGATATTTATTTGAATACTGTTAGAGAATACGGACAAATCACCCCGGCGCTCAAAGAAGTGAAGCCGGGATTTTATAAAGTGAGGCTGGTGCATTCCAAATTTCGAAAGTATTATGAAATTACCGTCCGAGTCAAAGCGCAACAGGCTACAAAAATCGATTATAAATTTGAATAG
- a CDS encoding (d)CMP kinase produces MSARKLIITLDGPAGSGKSTTAKQLAKRLGYAYLDTGAMYRAITLMVLLKKIDPSIATNVVSLLPEIQIDLTYADGVQKTILNGKDVSEDIRGVEVTKHVSAISSIREVRQFLVKQQQAIGKPGGYVIDGRDAGTVIFPDADKKFFLTADIETRARRRQKELEANNVIIPFNKMAEEINARDSFDENRDESPLVKPADAMVIDNSNMTPEEQVDYIIRLIQD; encoded by the coding sequence ATGTCTGCACGAAAGCTTATTATCACATTGGACGGACCTGCGGGCTCCGGTAAAAGTACGACGGCCAAACAATTGGCAAAGCGCCTAGGTTACGCATATCTTGACACGGGAGCCATGTACAGGGCGATAACTTTAATGGTTCTTTTGAAAAAAATCGATCCTTCCATCGCGACTAATGTTGTTTCTTTGCTCCCAGAAATCCAAATTGATCTTACCTACGCAGACGGAGTACAAAAAACTATTTTAAACGGTAAAGACGTTTCCGAAGATATTCGCGGTGTGGAGGTGACAAAACACGTCAGCGCCATATCCAGCATCAGAGAGGTGCGGCAATTTCTAGTAAAGCAGCAACAAGCTATCGGCAAACCGGGCGGATATGTGATCGACGGGCGCGATGCCGGCACGGTAATTTTCCCGGATGCAGATAAGAAATTTTTTTTGACGGCAGATATTGAAACGCGGGCCCGCCGACGTCAGAAGGAACTGGAAGCAAATAATGTAATCATTCCCTTTAACAAAATGGCGGAAGAAATTAATGCCCGCGATTCTTTTGATGAAAACCGCGATGAAAGCCCGCTTGTCAAACCTGCCGATGCGATGGTAATTGATAATTCAAATATGACACCGGAAGAGCAGGTAGATTATATTATTCGATTGATACAGGACTAA
- a CDS encoding rRNA pseudouridine synthase, with amino-acid sequence MRLNKYLATAGVASRRSCDEVIKEGRVTVNGNTVSDLSTFVDVELDKVEVDGRPVHVKTKDVYILLHKPLNYVTTVKDEKGRDSVIDLVRISDRVFPVGRLDYDTTGLLLMTNDGELTFRLSHPKFGVEKTYVAVLNKKINEQELSYLRKGVVLIDGKTAPCKAIKLGKEVVQITIHEGKNKQVKRMFRKLGFKVRELHRTQYGPLHLAKLKYGQWRNLRPPEVQALKKAVGLA; translated from the coding sequence ATGAGATTAAATAAATATCTGGCAACTGCCGGCGTCGCCAGCCGGCGCAGTTGCGATGAAGTCATTAAAGAAGGCCGTGTTACGGTAAACGGCAATACGGTAAGCGATTTGTCTACGTTTGTAGACGTTGAGCTGGATAAAGTGGAGGTGGACGGGAGGCCCGTTCATGTGAAGACAAAAGATGTTTACATCCTCCTACACAAACCGCTGAATTATGTCACAACAGTCAAAGACGAAAAAGGAAGAGATTCCGTCATTGACCTTGTTCGTATATCCGATCGTGTATTTCCAGTGGGTCGCCTTGATTATGATACAACGGGATTACTTTTGATGACCAATGACGGTGAACTGACGTTTCGACTTTCTCATCCGAAATTTGGCGTGGAAAAAACGTATGTAGCGGTGCTCAACAAGAAGATCAATGAACAAGAACTCAGTTATTTACGAAAAGGGGTCGTTCTTATTGACGGAAAAACGGCGCCTTGCAAAGCGATTAAACTTGGTAAAGAAGTTGTTCAGATCACGATTCATGAAGGTAAAAATAAACAAGTCAAACGGATGTTTCGGAAACTCGGCTTCAAAGTCCGCGAACTGCATCGAACACAATACGGTCCGCTTCATCTTGCCAAACTTAAATACGGGCAATGGAGAAATTTACGCCCGCCGGAGGTTCAAGCTTTAAAGAAAGCGGTTGGCTTAGCTTAA
- the scpB gene encoding SMC-Scp complex subunit ScpB, with protein MFQIVSNTEVLKTLSSEQITVDGIDLQNIIEAIIFASTEPLPIERIVECIQKDEIGSKSVEEAIDQLNKHYQNVNHTLRIVKLAGGYQYATHPQFDKWVSRLFKAKAEKKLSQSSLEVLAIVAYRQPITRAEIEKIRGVNADWTLRSLMEKNLLTVVGREDAPGRPLLFGTTKAFLEHFGLFEIAELPKLKEIEDILKEDKEFAETLELDFTEKQLTNDGSKQSDMNSKDDSLREDFKEIDTLLKENKFDPEQYSDPTNH; from the coding sequence ATTTTCCAAATAGTTTCTAATACGGAGGTACTAAAAACGTTGAGTTCCGAACAAATTACTGTTGATGGAATTGATTTACAAAACATCATTGAGGCGATCATTTTTGCATCAACCGAGCCCTTGCCGATAGAGCGCATTGTCGAGTGTATTCAAAAAGATGAAATAGGCTCCAAATCCGTCGAAGAGGCGATCGACCAACTGAACAAACATTATCAAAACGTCAATCACACGCTCCGCATCGTCAAATTAGCGGGGGGATATCAATATGCAACCCATCCGCAGTTTGACAAATGGGTGAGCCGTCTGTTTAAGGCGAAGGCAGAAAAAAAACTGTCACAATCTTCGCTTGAAGTACTTGCCATCGTGGCGTACCGTCAGCCGATCACACGCGCAGAAATTGAAAAAATTCGCGGCGTCAACGCCGACTGGACATTGCGTTCGTTAATGGAAAAAAATCTTCTTACCGTAGTTGGCCGCGAAGATGCGCCTGGGAGGCCTTTGCTTTTTGGTACCACGAAGGCTTTTTTGGAACACTTTGGTTTGTTTGAAATCGCAGAACTTCCTAAATTAAAAGAAATTGAAGACATCCTTAAAGAAGATAAGGAATTTGCAGAAACTCTCGAACTCGATTTCACTGAGAAGCAGCTAACGAATGATGGTAGCAAGCAAAGCGATATGAATTCAAAGGATGATTCACTCAGAGAAGACTTTAAAGAAATAGATACTTTGTTAAAAGAAAACAAATTTGATCCTGAACAATATTCGGATCCCACTAATCACTAA